One segment of Campylobacter hominis ATCC BAA-381 DNA contains the following:
- a CDS encoding ATP-binding protein gives MDWSKNWVAVFRAKNKNLRAVEKDEIDFVDINALVGLKFQKQELLKNTENFILGNGANHALLWGERGCGKSSLAKAVFTKFFSRNLRVIEIGKDDLENLVDILDEIRREPFYFIIFCDDLSFEQGDDSYKHLKPLLDGSMQKAPKNVLMYATSNRRHIVSEYMKDNQNIEVTNDEIHYKDAVEERISLSDRFGLQLSFYQGNFEEYLRIVDNYFSNYLNYNDIKNSDENERENFEKRRENLHNEAKKYAMLRASRSGRTAKQFYLAYKEIFY, from the coding sequence ATGGACTGGAGTAAAAATTGGGTTGCTGTTTTTAGAGCGAAAAACAAAAATTTAAGAGCTGTCGAAAAAGATGAAATTGATTTTGTGGATATTAACGCACTAGTAGGACTGAAATTTCAAAAGCAGGAACTTTTAAAGAATACGGAAAATTTTATCTTAGGAAACGGTGCAAATCACGCACTTCTATGGGGCGAACGCGGATGTGGCAAATCAAGTCTTGCAAAAGCTGTTTTTACAAAATTTTTCTCACGAAATCTTCGCGTAATTGAAATAGGCAAGGACGATTTGGAAAATTTGGTTGATATTTTGGATGAAATCAGGCGAGAACCTTTTTATTTCATCATTTTTTGCGACGATTTAAGTTTCGAGCAAGGAGATGACAGTTATAAACATTTAAAACCGCTGCTTGACGGAAGTATGCAAAAAGCGCCGAAAAACGTGCTGATGTATGCGACTTCAAATCGCCGTCACATCGTAAGCGAATATATGAAAGACAACCAAAATATCGAAGTTACCAACGATGAAATCCACTATAAAGACGCTGTTGAAGAACGAATTTCGCTTAGCGACAGATTCGGCTTACAACTTAGTTTTTACCAAGGAAATTTTGAAGAATATCTGCGAATCGTGGATAATTATTTCAGCAATTATTTAAATTATAATGATATCAAAAACTCGGATGAAAATGAACGTGAAAATTTTGAAAAAAGACGCGAAAATTTACATAATGAAGCAAAAAAATATGCAATGCTCCGAGCAAGTCGCAGTGGACGGACAGCAAAACAATTTTATTTAGCATATAAAGAGATTTTTTATTAA
- a CDS encoding 3-methyladenine DNA glycosylase: MTDLFFTLYENASVKNAQWWPNFGTFEVVIGAILTQNTKWQNVEIALCNLKNYDAINLEKIAAMPREKLAELIKPSGFYNMKAKRLQMLCTAIATDFGDFENFKDSVCREWLLSQKGVGAESADSILCYACERPEMVVDNYALKILGILGYEFESYDEAKEFLSSLDFEKIYTKTGLSDENSVFSLYHGLIVEFCKAHLKGKIFDDFALNLFKNFN, translated from the coding sequence ATGACTGATCTTTTTTTTACTCTTTATGAAAATGCGAGCGTGAAAAATGCACAATGGTGGCCAAATTTCGGCACTTTTGAAGTTGTGATAGGCGCTATTTTGACGCAAAATACAAAGTGGCAAAACGTGGAAATTGCTCTTTGCAATTTAAAAAATTACGATGCGATTAATTTAGAAAAAATTGCTGCCATGCCCCGTGAAAAGCTTGCTGAACTCATAAAACCAAGCGGATTTTACAATATGAAAGCAAAACGTTTGCAAATGCTTTGCACCGCAATTGCAACTGATTTTGGAGATTTTGAAAATTTTAAAGATTCTGTATGCAGAGAATGGCTGCTTTCTCAAAAAGGTGTAGGCGCTGAAAGTGCGGATAGCATACTTTGCTATGCTTGCGAGCGTCCGGAAATGGTCGTAGATAACTACGCTTTAAAAATTTTAGGAATTCTTGGATACGAGTTTGAAAGCTACGATGAAGCAAAAGAATTTTTAAGTTCGTTGGATTTTGAAAAAATTTATACAAAAACTGGTTTAAGTGATGAAAATTCAGTATTTTCGTTATATCACGGACTTATCGTTGAATTTTGCAAAGCACACTTAAAAGGCAAAATTTTTGATGACTTTGCGCTAAATTTATTTAAAAATTTTAATTGA
- a CDS encoding TIGR00282 family metallophosphoesterase produces the protein MKIGFIGDVVGSPGRDELKKNVKFYKEKLGLDFIVANCENASGGFGLSAKNSGEILESGIDAITGGNHSFDKKDIISLMNELPIIRPYNLYEAPGRGVLNLKKDDKNLSIINMQGIIGLNIAKNAFYEIDEAIKKCESENILVDFHAEMTSEKMAFFWANKGKVSAILGTHTHVGTDDLHINDGTIFTCDVGLTGAREGVIGMDAEASINGFITGRKQAFNVNKTYKTIFQMVVCEILEGKAVSGFKIRLIDDKEYINEAYND, from the coding sequence ATGAAAATAGGATTTATAGGCGATGTAGTAGGCTCTCCTGGAAGAGATGAACTTAAAAAAAATGTTAAATTTTACAAAGAGAAACTCGGTCTTGATTTTATCGTGGCAAACTGCGAAAATGCAAGCGGCGGATTCGGGCTTAGCGCCAAAAATTCCGGTGAAATACTTGAAAGCGGCATAGACGCAATCACAGGCGGTAATCACAGCTTTGACAAAAAAGACATTATTTCTTTAATGAACGAACTTCCGATAATTCGCCCTTATAATCTTTACGAAGCACCTGGGCGCGGTGTTTTAAATCTAAAAAAAGACGACAAAAATCTAAGCATAATAAATATGCAAGGAATAATCGGCTTAAATATAGCTAAAAATGCTTTTTATGAGATAGATGAAGCTATAAAAAAGTGCGAAAGCGAGAATATTTTAGTGGATTTTCACGCGGAAATGACAAGTGAAAAAATGGCTTTTTTTTGGGCTAATAAAGGCAAAGTTTCCGCTATTTTAGGCACTCATACACACGTAGGCACGGATGATTTACACATAAATGATGGCACGATTTTTACATGCGATGTGGGACTGACAGGAGCTAGAGAAGGAGTAATCGGAATGGACGCCGAAGCTTCAATAAACGGCTTTATAACAGGGCGCAAACAAGCTTTTAACGTAAATAAAACTTATAAAACGATTTTTCAAATGGTAGTTTGTGAAATTTTGGAAGGAAAGGCGGTTTCCGGCTTTAAAATTCGCCTGATAGACGATAAAGAATACATAAACGAGGCTTACAATGACTGA